A window from Chryseobacterium vaccae encodes these proteins:
- a CDS encoding septal ring lytic transglycosylase RlpA family protein, whose translation MMKRFILVIIMMISTLGVYSFTNNASDAKKTSYASYYHDKFNGRKTASGEIFDNSKFTAANRTLPFGTNVRVTNLNNGKQVIVKINDRGPFHASRALDISKAAFDEIGDIDHGTIPVEYEIVD comes from the coding sequence ATGATGAAAAGATTCATTCTCGTAATCATAATGATGATTTCAACCTTAGGAGTTTATTCATTTACGAATAATGCCTCAGATGCGAAAAAAACAAGTTATGCATCGTACTACCACGATAAGTTTAATGGTAGAAAAACAGCAAGCGGAGAGATCTTTGATAATTCAAAGTTTACCGCTGCAAACAGAACGCTTCCTTTTGGGACTAACGTTAGAGTTACCAATTTGAACAATGGAAAACAGGTAATAGTGAAGATTAATGATAGAGGACCTTTCCATGCGTCAAGAGCTTTAGATATTTCTAAAGCAGCGTTCGATGAAATCGGAGATATCGATCACGGTACAATTCCGGTTGAATATGAAATTGTCGACTAA